Proteins encoded together in one Pseudorca crassidens isolate mPseCra1 chromosome 17, mPseCra1.hap1, whole genome shotgun sequence window:
- the ARC gene encoding activity-regulated cytoskeleton-associated protein — translation MELDQRTTGGLHAYPAPRGGPVAKPNVILQIGKCRAEMLEHVRRTHRHLLTEVSKQVERELKGLHRSVGKLESNLDGYVPTGDSQRWRKSIKACLCRCQETIANLERWVKREMHVWREVFYRLERWADRLESMGGKYPVGSNPSRHTTSVGVGGPESYGHEADTYDYTVSPYAITPPPATGELPGQEAVEAQQYPPWGLGEDGQPSPGVDTQIFEDPREFLSHLEEYLRQVGGSEEYWLSQIQNHMNGPAKKWWEYKQGSVKNWVEFKKEFLQYSEGALSREAVQRELDLPQKQGEPLDQFLWRKRDLYQTLYVDADEEEIIQYVVGTLQPKLKRFLRPPLPKTLEQLIQKGMEVEDGLEQVAEPASPHLPTEEESEALTPALTSESVASDRTQPE, via the coding sequence ATGGAGCTGGACCAAAGGACGACCGGCGGCCTCCACGCCTACCCCGCGCCCCGCGGCGGGCCGGTGGCCAAGCCCAACGTGATCCTGCAGATCGGGAAGTGCCGGGCGGAGATGCTGGAGCACGTGCGGAGGACCCACCGGCACCTGCTGACCGAGGTGTCCAAGCAGGTGGAGCGGGAGCTGAAGGGGCTGCACCGCTCGGTGGGCAAGTTGGAGAGCAACCTGGACGGGTACGTGCCCACGGGCGACTCACAGCGCTGGAGGAAGTCCATCAAGGCCTGCCTGTGTCGCTGCCAGGAGACCATCGCCAACCTGGAGCGCTGGGTCAAGCGGGAGATGCACGTGTGGCGGGAGGTCTTCTACCGGCTGGAGAGGTGGGCCGACCGCCTGGAGTCCATGGGCGGCAAGTACCCGGTTGGCAGCAACCCCTCCCGCCACACCACCTCCGTAGGTGTCGGGGGTCCCGAGAGCTACGGCCACGAGGCTGACACCTACGACTACACGGTCAGCCCCTATGCCATCACCCCACCACCGGCCACAGGTGAGCTGCCCGGACAAGAGGCGGTGGAGGCCCAGCAGTACCCAccctgggggctgggagaggacGGGCAGCCAAGCCCTGGCGTGGACACGCAGATCTTCGAGGACCCGCGGGAGTTCCTCAGCCACCTGGAGGAGTACCTGCGCCAGGTGGGCGGCTCCGAGGAGTACTGGCTGTCACAGATCCAGAACCACATGAATGGGCCGGCCAAGAAGTGGTGGGAGTACAAGCAGGGCTCAGTGAAGAACTGGGTGGAATTCAAGAAGGAGTTCCTGCAGTACAGCGAGGGCGCGCTGTCGCGAGAGGCCGTGCAGCGTGAGCTGGACCTGCCGCAGAAGCAGGGAGAGCCGCTGGACCAGTTCCTGTGGCGCAAGCGGGACCTGTACCAGACGCTGTACGTGGATGCCGACGAAGAGGAGATCATCCAGTACGTGGTGGGCACCCTGCAGCCCAAGCTCAAGCGCTTCCTGCGGCCCCCGCTGCCCAAGACCCTGGAGCAGCTCATCCAGAAGGGCATGGAGGTGGAGGACGGCCTGGAGCAGGTGGCCGAGCCcgccagcccccacctgcccaccGAGGAGGAGAGCGAGGCCCTCACGCCGGCCCTCACCAGCGAGTCTGTAGCCAGTGACCGGACCCAGCCCGAATAG